One part of the Ornithorhynchus anatinus isolate Pmale09 chromosome 21, mOrnAna1.pri.v4, whole genome shotgun sequence genome encodes these proteins:
- the PIGQ gene encoding phosphatidylinositol N-acetylglucosaminyltransferase subunit Q, producing the protein MVLKVFFPSCCSGADSGLLIGRWIPEQSSAVVLAVLHFPFIPCQVKQYLTAMQRADRPPLAVLGTWCHARRDEDEGLARFLEDLSAIFSHDPWLQLGRERGGKSWSCRPLRAGPPEADPAVLVYYDQRQTVLSRLHPAPRPDAARLAAVFDTVAGSEALFRTDRYAEGPVRLSHWQSDGVEASILVELAKRAAVPVCALVTFLLALVAGLCQCRVFRFWPLSFVWSKLSTCEQLGYRLEHLKLVFSNQKAENQTQLMRKANILVSLLVDVTLGVLLVSWLYKKNRIGQLANALTPAADHVAKELQDLLQWLMGVPAGLKMNRALDQVLGRFFLYHIHLWISYIHLMSPFIEMILWYVGLSACLGLTVALAILSDIIALLTFHIYCFYVYGARLYCLKIYGLSSLWRLFRGKKWNVLRQRVDSCSYDLDQLFIGTLLFTMLLFLLPTTALYYLVFTLLRLLVVVVQGLIHLLVDLINSVPLYALGLRLCRSYRLAAGVKFRVLEQEAGKPLRLLMQINPLSYGSVVQTYRLPTYSGCPKDSWGSLCKKLFVGELIYPWKQKGDKQD; encoded by the exons ATGGTGCTGAAggtcttcttcccctcctgctgCTCGGGGGCGGACAGCGGCCTGCTGATCGGCCGCTGGATCCCGGAGCAGAGCTCGGCCGTGGTCCTGGCCgtcctccacttccccttcatCCCTTGCCAGGTGAAGCAGTACCTGACGGCGATGCAGCGGGCCGACCGGCCGCCGCTGGCCGTGCTGGGCACCTGGTGCCACGCCCGGCGGGACGAGGACGAGGGCCTGGCCCGCTTCCTGGAAGACCTGAGCGCCATTTTCTCGCACGACCCCTGGCTCCAGCTGGGCAGGGAGCGCGGCGGGAAGTCCTGGAGCTGCCGCCCGCTGCGGGCCGGGCCCCCCGAGGCCGACCCGGCCGTCCTGGTCTACTACGACCAGCGCCAGACCGTGCTGTCGCGGCTGCACCCCGCCCCGCGGCCGGACGCCGCCCGGCTGGCGGCCGTCTTCGACACAGTGGCCGGGAGCGAGGCGCTGTTCCGGACCGACCGCTATGCCGAGGGGCCCGTCCGGCTGAGCCACTGGCAGTCGGACGGCGTGGAGGCCAGCATCCTCGTGGAGCTGGCCAAGCGGGCGGCCGTGCCCGTCTGCGCCCTCGTCACCTTTCTGCTCGCGCTCGTCGCCGGCCTCTGCCAGTGCCG GGTTTTCCGATTTTGGCCTCTGTCTTTCGTCTGGAGCAAGCTGTCCACCTGCGAACAGTTGGGGTACCGCCTGGAGCACCTCAAGTTGGTCTTCAGCAACCAAAAGGCGGAGAATCAGACGCAGCTGAtgag AAAAGCCAACATCTTGGTTTCACTCCTGGTGGACGTGACTCTGGGAGTCTTGCTGGTGTCCTGGCTGTATAAGAAGAACCGGATCGGACAGCTGGCCAATGCCCTCACTCCCGCGGCTGAC CACGTGGCCAAGGAGCTCCAGGACCTGCTGCAGTGGCTGATGGGTGTCCCCGCCGGCTTAAAGATGAACCGAGCTTTGGATCAGGTGCTGGGCCGCTTCTTTCTTTACCACATTCACCTCTGGATTA GTTACATCCACCTGATGTCCCCCTTCATCGAGATGATCCTGTGGTACGTTGGTCTGTCGGCCTGCCTGGGCCTGACGGTGGCCTTGGCCATCCTCTCGGACATCATAGCCCTTCTGACTTTCCACATCTACTGCTTCTACGTCTACGGAGCCAG GCTATACTGTCTGAAGATCTATGGCCTCTCCTCCCTGTGGCGCCTCTTTCGAGGGAAGAAGTGGAATGTCTTGAGGCAGCGTGTGGACTCCTGCTCCTACGACCTGGACCAG CTCTTTATTGGGACTTTGCTGTtcaccatgctgctcttcctcctgcccacgACAGCCCTCTACTACTTGGTGTTCACCTTG CTCCGACTGCTGGTGGTAGTGGTGCAGGGCCTGATACACCTGCTCGTGGACCTGATCAACTCCGTGCCCCTTTACGCCCTCGGACTGCGGCTCTGCCGGTCCTACAGACTCGCAG cTGGCGTGAAGTTCCGGGTCCTGGAGCAGGAAGCCGGCAAGCCCCTCCGCCTGCTGATGCAG
- the PRR35 gene encoding proline-rich protein 35, producing the protein MSKDDGSCRLSSVFKPKERKPKKPHYIPRPWGKPYNYKCFQCPFTCMEKSHLYNHMKYSLCKNSLSLLIDNDWSYRKGTTLTPDLRLLPARGRRGGEAGEVEGDVGGGPAKSGAAGTGGSAGAGAFLQGGPGEGPSQRKAEGGGRSGALLLGLEPEREPPPEFLIADVVSLKNPGGVGPESVALMGDARVPLPGRVSKGSSGGRGPPVEQWKRAVPGPRRGAQDISPQNSDRPIIPCYPPPAYSDYHEPQGHSLSVLGINYPLNHPGLFSYLGPSVVGGAVAHPHVAQLPFLASPAPTPFQAQPGPDRPAFLPRFYYPLLFEQALGAPARKPETPTMTTATLPAKGPFALPKAGFLKVPTPKEGSLWPRSLREVPQQASGEEGEDVEEEDMGRRLGPEKGDPTGSGLNGKLPRETGDGLPADRDGTTLLAGDPKPEAAPGPETPSIPGGFLKRKLSSGTGPSFSRNLPPSELPSIGKSSPHHSIQAGPVRLPKPPRPWASDVPCCQPPSDEDPGVLGVLPPGGSTMDQPAGTTALLSGELSRTLGAYQTVEKKLSDLADEDGPAQKPLREQLVEIQRELLRIHQALERATRPPEGPLDLSLKKEPPAGEEQATGKLGGAGPRGRGPGAGGWEREKILELLPQTGRAEGVSASPEPPAGAPAFPLEIRQAVGPLCGHTTKCEADSSVLLCADGRAGPPVPPLSMREEGSPGCRGVLCCGPGSGGSMGLPDP; encoded by the exons ATGTCGAAGGACGACGGGAGCTGCCGGCTGAGCTCGGTCTTCAAACCCAAAGAGCGGAAGCCCAAGAAGCCACACTACATCCCCCGCCCGTGGGGGAAACCGTACAACTATAAATGCTTCCAGTGCCCCTTCACGTGCATGGAGAAGTCCCACCTGTACAATCACATGAAGTACAGCCTGTGCAAGAACTCGCTGTCCCTGCTCATTGACAATGACTGGTCGTACAGGAAGGGGACCACACTGACCCCTGACCTCCGGCTCCTTCCCGCCCGCGGTCGGCGTGGCGGCGAggcgggagaggtggagggagacgtGGGCGGGGGTCCCGCCAAGTCGGGGGCTGCCGGGACTGGGGGGAGCGCAGGGGCTGGGGCCTTTCTCcaggggggcccgggggaggggcctaGCCAGAGGAAGGCCGAGGGGGGCGGCCGCAGCGGTGCCCTACTCCTAGGCCTCGAGCCGGAGAGGGAGCCACCGCCCGAGTTCCTTATCGCTGATGTTGTTTCCCTGAAGAACCCCGGAGGGGTGGGGCCTGAGTCGGTGGCCCTCATGGGAGATGCCAGGGTCCCATTGCCAGGCAGGGTGTCAAAGGGCTCCTCCGGGGGCAGGGGACCCCCGGTGGAGCAGTGGAAGCGGGCCGTCCCCGGACCCAGGCGAGGGGCTCAGGACATCTCCCCTCAAAACTCTGACCGTCCCATCATCCCCTGCTACCCCCCACCGGCCTACAGTGACTACCATGAGCCCCAGGGCCACAGCCTCTCCGTCCTGGGCATCAACTACCCCTTGAACCACCCGGGCCTCTTCTCCTACCTGGGCCCCTCTGTGGTGGGTGGGGCCGTGGCTCACCCCCACGTGGCCCAGCTGCCTTTCCTGGcctccccagccccgacccccttccaggcccagcccggcccggacAGGCCCGCTTTCCTGCCCCGCTTCTACTACCCACTGCTCTTTGAGCAGGCCTTGGGGGCGCCCGCCAGGAAGCCCGAGACCCCCACGATGACCACGGCCACCCTGCCGGCGAAGGGACCCTTTGCGCTGCCCAAGGCCGGGTTTCTCAAGGTACCTACCCCAAAGGAGGGTTCCCTCTGGCCCCGGAGTCTGCgtgaggtcccccagcaggcttccggggaggaaggggaagacgtGGAGGAGGAAGACATGGGGAGGAGGTTGGGCCCGGAGAAGGGGGATCCTACGGGCAGCGGCCTGAATGGGAAGCTCCCCCGTGAGACCGGTGATGGCCTCCCAGCGGACAGAGATGGCACCACTTTGCTGGCCGGGGATCCCAAGCCGGAGGCCGCTCCGGGCCCAGAGACCCCCAGCATTCCCGGAGGTTTCTTGAAGAGGAAGTTGTCGTCTGGGACCGGCCCCTCCTTCTCGAGGAACCTCCCGCCATCCGAGCTCCCCTCGATTGGGAAGTCCAGCCCCCATCACAG CATTCAGGCTGGCCCAGTCCGGCTACCCAAGCCCCCCCGTCCTTGGGCCTCAGACGTCCCCTGCTGCCAGCCCCCCAGTGATGAGGACCCCGGGGTCCTGGGGGTGCTGCCCCCGGGGGGCTCAACGATGGACCAGCCAGCGGGGACCACAGCGCTTCTGTCCGGGGAGCTGTCCCGGACCCTGGGGGCCTACCAGACGGTGGAGAAGAAGCTCTCAGACCTCGCTGACGAGGACGGGCCAGCCCAGAAGCCCCTGAGGGAGCAGCTGGTGGAGATCCAGAGAGAACTGCTCCGCATCCACCAGGCCCTAGAGCGGGCCACCCGGCCACCTGAGGGACCCCTGGATCTGTCACTGAAGAAGGAGCCCCCGGCCGGGGAGGAGCAGGCCACCGGGAAGCTGGGAGGCGCAGGGCCCAGGGgtaggggcccgggggccgggggctgggagcgggagaaGATCCTGGAGCTCCTGCCGCAGACAGGCCGAGCGGAAGGGGTCTCGGCCTCGCCGGAGCCTCCCGCCGGGGCGCCGGCCTTCCCTCTGGAGATCCGCCAGGCCGTGGGGCCCCTCTGCGGTCACACCACCAAGTGCGAGGCTGACTCCAGCGTCCTTCTCTGTGCCGACGGCCGGGCCggaccccccgtccccccgctgtCCATGCGCGAGGAGGGGTCCCCGGGCTGTCGGGGGGTCCTGTGCTGCGGTCCGGGGAGCGGCGGCTCCATGGgtctccctgacccctga